The following are encoded together in the Desertifilum tharense IPPAS B-1220 genome:
- a CDS encoding flavoredoxin → MDRIPNEALVVRGGRNRPEDIQRGTGTHPSGITGISVECAVGLSVAELAAAIPHSQVGVTTVADVRSLGGDVIRTSGRSSNHATLTGLTPEQVSLLLTPTIPNPAQQPS, encoded by the coding sequence GTGGACAGAATTCCAAACGAAGCCTTAGTCGTTCGTGGTGGTCGTAATCGTCCAGAGGATATTCAACGCGGCACAGGAACACATCCCAGCGGCATCACAGGAATTTCTGTAGAATGTGCAGTAGGGCTATCTGTAGCAGAGTTAGCCGCAGCCATCCCGCATAGCCAAGTTGGTGTAACGACAGTAGCCGATGTTCGCTCTTTAGGTGGAGATGTCATCCGTACTTCTGGTAGAAGTTCAAATCATGCAACTCTAACTGGATTAACACCAGAACAAGTAAGCCTTCTACTAACACCAACAATTCCCAATCCAGCACAGCAACCCTCCTGA
- a CDS encoding prevent-host-death family protein → MTIRQLLLQEIDSIPDELLSDLLSLVRSLKDSSQQQPNIYEQLLQRIDYLEAIIGIRQGLESFNRGEGIPADQAMTALQQQFNIPPRP, encoded by the coding sequence ATGACGATTAGACAACTACTCCTCCAAGAGATTGATAGCATCCCCGACGAACTACTGAGCGATCTTCTGAGTTTAGTGCGATCGCTCAAAGACTCTTCTCAGCAACAACCCAATATCTACGAACAACTGTTACAGCGAATCGACTACCTTGAAGCCATCATCGGGATTCGTCAAGGACTTGAAAGCTTCAATCGGGGTGAGGGTATTCCAGCCGACCAAGCCATGACCGCGCTACAACAGCAGTTTAACATTCCTCCCCGTCCATGA
- a CDS encoding NB-ARC domain-containing protein — MNPEDVVKIADEIVSIKTGQHLDDLQEAILRGTLQRDKYKKIANDLGYSESRVREVGSQLWRILSEELEENINKLNLKSAMERLQNSHILNFGQDVVVSDSFNICGKNQHLAGISNLPARNEETADSKQTEALHQDLSEMPELCTFYDRTSALDTLTTWILQQRCRLIALTGMPGIGKTALAVQLVQRIKDEFEYVIWCNLDESYSLDELQHKLIQFFSTLENQDLSVTPKKPLSPIKYLQKYRSLIILDDMQTLFSDGELAGKYKPEHEEYRSFFKQIEKLNHQSCFILVGWEQPRDFSHLPNSNAPIQILQLRGLESTIVREILRDCGLAAIENWETMIRSYDGNPLWLKSIASLVQELGEGVTEALVNQTILLPEDLKDSLQQQCDRTSPVEQQVIALLAQESEPANLTNLLATGQISSSDLLNALQSLLRRCLVEKQGSVYTLPPVLKEYAIAQNFPQFSHHCNSLPV; from the coding sequence ATGAATCCTGAAGACGTTGTAAAAATTGCTGATGAGATCGTATCCATTAAAACGGGTCAGCACCTTGATGATTTACAAGAAGCCATACTACGAGGAACTCTGCAACGAGACAAGTATAAGAAGATAGCTAACGATTTAGGATATTCTGAAAGCCGTGTTAGAGAAGTGGGATCGCAATTATGGCGCATACTTTCAGAAGAGCTAGAAGAAAATATTAATAAATTAAATTTAAAATCTGCAATGGAAAGGTTACAAAATTCTCATATCTTAAACTTTGGTCAAGATGTTGTAGTCAGCGATAGCTTTAACATCTGTGGAAAAAACCAACACCTTGCGGGTATATCCAATCTACCTGCAAGAAATGAAGAGACTGCTGACTCGAAGCAAACTGAAGCCTTACATCAAGATTTAAGTGAGATGCCTGAATTGTGTACTTTCTACGATCGCACTTCTGCACTTGATACCCTGACTACCTGGATTTTGCAGCAACGCTGTCGCTTGATTGCACTTACAGGTATGCCTGGTATAGGTAAAACTGCATTAGCGGTGCAACTGGTACAACGAATTAAAGATGAGTTTGAATATGTAATTTGGTGCAATCTAGACGAATCTTACAGCTTAGACGAACTTCAACATAAACTTATTCAATTTTTTTCAACTTTAGAAAACCAGGATTTATCTGTAACTCCTAAAAAACCTTTGTCTCCAATTAAATATTTACAAAAATATCGCTCTTTAATTATTTTAGATGATATGCAGACGCTTTTTAGTGATGGAGAGTTAGCAGGAAAGTATAAACCTGAACATGAAGAGTATCGCTCATTTTTCAAGCAGATAGAGAAACTAAACCACCAAAGTTGTTTTATCCTAGTAGGTTGGGAACAACCGAGAGATTTTTCTCATTTGCCTAACAGTAACGCTCCTATTCAAATTCTGCAACTTAGGGGGTTAGAAAGTACAATCGTTCGAGAAATACTGAGAGATTGCGGGTTAGCAGCAATTGAGAACTGGGAAACAATGATTCGTTCCTATGATGGTAATCCTCTATGGCTGAAGAGTATCGCGTCTTTGGTTCAAGAGTTGGGAGAAGGCGTTACGGAAGCTTTAGTTAATCAGACGATTTTATTACCTGAAGACTTAAAAGATAGTTTACAGCAGCAGTGCGATCGCACCTCCCCAGTAGAACAACAAGTCATCGCTTTGTTAGCGCAAGAAAGCGAACCTGCTAACCTAACAAATCTCCTAGCAACTGGTCAAATTTCATCCTCTGATTTACTCAACGCACTGCAATCTTTATTGCGGCGGTGCTTGGTTGAAAAACAAGGCAGCGTTTATACGCTACCACCTGTCTTGAAAGAATATGCGATCGCCCAAAATTTCCCACAGTTTTCGCATCACTGCAATTCATTACCTGTGTGA
- a CDS encoding DUF6816 family protein has translation MAKPGMWFARRLTLLLAVSLVLFCGVKEANATPLAERLANFPQWQNKPPVEAVQGDLIYPEWMAGTWEVTSTLVDLAAPLAPDVTTPGFENNRQFLQQPVRFQVRFAPNQGNAVVSDRAFNGLRIAKAYLEDSKASIVQAVKVDPQNPNRQITLLKGDRQLISTVTGRATETLAPDRFIATEVTQQFFRGTSQVYLNEVETTTAYQYLHSGIQADQVTAIYLSPQDPNYFKSLNRPVALYRYTLELTPVASHR, from the coding sequence ATGGCGAAGCCTGGGATGTGGTTCGCTAGACGCTTAACGCTTCTGCTAGCGGTGAGCTTGGTGCTATTTTGCGGGGTGAAGGAGGCGAATGCAACCCCCCTAGCCGAACGATTAGCCAATTTTCCCCAATGGCAGAATAAGCCACCTGTAGAAGCCGTACAAGGAGATTTAATCTATCCAGAGTGGATGGCGGGAACCTGGGAGGTGACGAGTACCTTAGTGGATTTAGCGGCCCCTTTAGCCCCTGATGTTACCACTCCCGGCTTTGAAAATAACCGCCAGTTCCTTCAGCAGCCTGTCCGGTTTCAAGTCAGGTTTGCACCAAATCAAGGAAATGCAGTGGTCAGCGATCGCGCCTTTAATGGTTTAAGGATCGCTAAAGCCTATTTAGAGGATAGCAAGGCTTCTATCGTCCAAGCTGTGAAGGTCGATCCGCAAAATCCCAATCGTCAGATTACCTTACTTAAGGGCGATCGCCAACTGATTTCTACTGTAACTGGACGCGCTACCGAAACACTAGCCCCCGATCGCTTTATCGCCACAGAAGTCACTCAGCAGTTTTTCCGGGGAACCTCGCAAGTCTACCTCAACGAAGTAGAAACCACCACCGCCTATCAATATCTTCACTCAGGCATTCAAGCCGATCAAGTCACCGCAATCTACCTTTCTCCCCAAGATCCCAATTACTTTAAATCTCTAAATCGCCCCGTCGCCCTCTATCGCTATACGCTAGAACTAACCCCTGTAGCCTCACACAGGTAA
- the rpsP gene encoding 30S ribosomal protein S16, producing the protein MIKLRLKRFGKKREVSYRIVAMESSARRDGRPIEELGFYNPRTDEVKLDVPGIVKRLQQGAQPSETVRSILNKANVFEQARGGVSQ; encoded by the coding sequence ATGATCAAGCTGAGATTAAAGCGATTTGGCAAGAAGCGGGAAGTTAGTTACCGCATCGTAGCGATGGAAAGCAGCGCCCGCCGAGATGGCCGCCCCATCGAAGAACTCGGTTTTTACAATCCGAGAACTGATGAAGTTAAGCTAGATGTCCCCGGAATTGTGAAACGCCTGCAACAAGGCGCTCAACCTTCTGAGACAGTGCGTAGCATCCTCAACAAAGCTAATGTTTTTGAACAAGCCCGTGGCGGAGTCTCTCAATAA
- a CDS encoding KH domain-containing protein: MFLNKPVAESLNNSSSKGLDYDGLIRFLVEPFLDSPDELKLDFEISASKPRIWVRLAIDTADKGRVYGRGGRNIQAIKTVVAAAGQAVGQSVYLDVYGGYTPPSERYDEPSRGGSGGRSSPSRPPARRPPRSRSSDDSRSRSR; the protein is encoded by the coding sequence ATGTTTTTGAACAAGCCCGTGGCGGAGTCTCTCAATAATTCATCTTCTAAGGGTCTCGACTATGATGGCTTGATCCGATTTCTAGTCGAGCCTTTTCTAGACTCTCCTGACGAACTCAAGCTGGATTTCGAGATTTCGGCTAGCAAGCCGCGCATTTGGGTGAGGCTGGCTATCGATACGGCGGATAAAGGACGAGTCTACGGTCGAGGCGGTCGTAACATTCAAGCGATTAAGACGGTTGTAGCCGCAGCAGGGCAGGCCGTCGGTCAATCGGTATACTTGGATGTGTATGGCGGGTATACGCCACCATCCGAACGCTATGATGAACCGAGTCGCGGGGGTTCCGGTGGCAGAAGTTCGCCCTCTCGTCCTCCGGCGCGGCGTCCGCCTCGCTCTCGGTCTTCCGATGATTCTCGCTCTCGGTCGCGCTAA
- a CDS encoding ChuX/HutX family heme-like substrate-binding protein has translation MSDTLKAFLEECETLGLLRLIVTSSAAVLETKGTIEKIFYAELPKGEYANMHKDNFEFHLNMSLIQRVKFETGEAKRGNFTTYAIRFLDEKDEPALSAFLQWGKPGEYAEGQVEAWTALRDKYGEAWDVVR, from the coding sequence ATGAGCGATACGCTAAAAGCCTTTCTAGAAGAATGCGAAACTCTAGGTTTGCTGCGCTTAATTGTCACCAGCAGCGCCGCCGTTCTAGAAACCAAGGGAACGATTGAAAAAATCTTTTATGCAGAACTCCCCAAAGGCGAATACGCCAATATGCATAAGGATAATTTTGAGTTTCACTTGAATATGAGTTTAATTCAGCGGGTGAAGTTTGAAACCGGAGAAGCCAAACGGGGGAACTTTACCACCTACGCCATCCGCTTTTTAGATGAAAAGGACGAACCCGCCTTAAGCGCTTTCCTGCAATGGGGAAAACCGGGAGAATATGCAGAGGGACAAGTGGAAGCTTGGACGGCGTTGCGCGATAAGTATGGCGAAGCCTGGGATGTGGTTCGCTAG
- a CDS encoding PhoH family protein: MSEGTIIELPSRDSAIALAGYQGENLKTLMQQTGAQLVLRGQDLLISGTPKQVEICAALVRSLKDIWSQGKPITGPDILTARHALDTGRQDELQDLQKDVLARTRRGEEVRAKTFAQKRYIQAVKTHDLIFCTGPAGTGKTYLAAVLAVQALLDNQYERLILTRPAVEAGEKLGFLPGDLQQKVNPFLRPLYDALYEFIDPEKIAGLMERGVIEVAPLAYMRGRTLNNSFVIVDEAQNTTPAQIKMVLTRLGFRSRMVVTGDLTQTDLATNQASGLSVAHKILHHVEGIAFCKLTQADVVRHPLVQRIVSAYEQHEKTH, from the coding sequence ATGTCAGAAGGCACAATAATTGAGTTGCCAAGCCGCGACAGTGCGATCGCGCTAGCCGGGTATCAGGGAGAAAATCTCAAAACACTGATGCAGCAAACAGGCGCTCAGTTAGTCCTGCGCGGTCAGGATTTACTGATTTCCGGAACGCCCAAACAAGTGGAAATCTGCGCGGCGTTAGTGCGATCGCTCAAAGACATCTGGAGTCAAGGTAAACCGATTACTGGCCCTGACATCCTCACCGCTCGTCATGCGCTCGATACCGGCCGTCAAGACGAACTGCAAGACCTCCAAAAAGATGTGCTTGCCCGGACGCGACGCGGTGAAGAAGTGCGGGCGAAAACCTTTGCCCAAAAGCGCTATATCCAAGCCGTCAAAACCCACGACCTGATTTTCTGTACCGGCCCTGCGGGAACGGGTAAAACTTACCTAGCCGCCGTTCTCGCCGTGCAAGCCTTGCTCGATAACCAATACGAACGCCTGATCCTCACCCGTCCGGCGGTGGAAGCAGGCGAAAAGTTGGGGTTTTTACCCGGAGACTTACAACAAAAGGTGAACCCCTTCCTGCGTCCGCTCTACGATGCTTTATACGAATTTATTGACCCGGAAAAAATTGCTGGGTTAATGGAACGCGGCGTCATTGAAGTCGCACCGCTCGCTTATATGCGGGGTCGTACCCTCAATAACTCGTTTGTGATTGTGGACGAAGCCCAAAACACCACGCCCGCTCAGATTAAAATGGTGTTGACCCGTTTGGGGTTTCGCTCTCGCATGGTGGTGACAGGCGACTTAACCCAGACAGACTTGGCTACAAACCAGGCTTCCGGACTGTCCGTCGCCCATAAGATATTACACCACGTTGAAGGGATTGCTTTTTGCAAGCTTACTCAAGCGGATGTGGTTCGCCATCCCTTGGTACAACGCATTGTCAGCGCTTACGAACAACACGAAAAGACCCATTAA